A DNA window from Hydractinia symbiolongicarpus strain clone_291-10 chromosome 6, HSymV2.1, whole genome shotgun sequence contains the following coding sequences:
- the LOC130646964 gene encoding uncharacterized protein LOC130646964 — MFPDNAGYNITLAIIFVLGILGNVTFILYQVINKPKTSVDKFFLCLSVVQLLVVVIGIPFVNSIWFGEAYQHGAVGCQGFVPLHSVCDICEALLLCVLVASLAEKLKGDERVLRHMVWSLVLVFLSAVVMTMPYFGVNVLTKRNIGGKMQKVCVEDWNEVASRIFRLVRVAFQFIVPLVVFIYFNVKSWKIISFMHEYIGTKKVRAKYQSFSKVVAETNDSSEPNYLKFTESEEMNLEMNQIYQRENSISSIQQEEGSSNVSVQIFTNEITIEKITSNAPLWKGKIPDTKWKQENEFQKLAFSIKWFKYTRNLFYISFAASILFITSVFPSEVMTVFSLAVPPLVYNDAERSAAKAVFCLRFFPAIVNPWLFLFGIVKYRRSIFKCKKRCC, encoded by the coding sequence ATGTTTCCGGACAACGCTGGATATAATATTACGTTGGCTATCATCTTTGTATTGGGCATTCTAGGGAACGTCACTTTCATCTTATACCAAGTGATCAATAAACCCAAAACATCTGTTGATAAATTCTTTCTCTGTTTATCAGTTGTCCAGTTGCTCGTGGTTGTAATTGGAATTCCATTCGTAAATAGTATATGGTTTGGTGAGGCCTACCAACATGGTGCGGTTGGTTGCCAAGGATTCGTACCGCTCCATTCAGTGTGTGACATTTGCGAGGCACTGTTGTTGTGTGTGTTAGTCGCCTCTTTGGCGGAGAAATTGAAAGGAGATGAGCGTGTTCTTCGTCACATGGTGTGGAGCCTCGTTCTCGTGTTTTTATCAGCTGTTGTCATGACAATGCCGTATTTTGGAGTTAATGTGCTTACTAAGAGAAATATTGGTGGAAAAATGCAAAAGGTCTGTGTGGAGGACTGGAACGAAGTTGCTTCGCGCATATTTCGCCTAGTTCGCGTCGCCTTTCAATTCATCGTTCCTTTggttgtttttatatattttaatgtaAAATCCTGGAAGATAATATCGTTCATGCACGAGTATATTGGAACGAAAAAAGTTCGGGCAAAGTATCAAAGTTTCTCGAAGGTTGTAGCTGAAACAAACGATAGTTCTGAACCGAATTATTTAAAGTTCACTGAATCGGAAGAAATGAATCTGGAAATGAATCAAATTTACCAACGGGAAAACTCGATCTCATCGATTCAACAAGAGGAAGGCTCCTCCAATGTTTCCGTGCAAATCTTCACGAATGAAATCACTATTGAGAAGATAACAAGTAATGCGCCATTGTGGAAGGGAAAAATTCCCGACACGAAGTGGAAGCAGGAGAACGAGTTTCAGAAGTTGGCTTTCTCGATTAAGTGGTTTAAATACACACGCAATCTCTTCTACATTTCGTTTGCTGcttcaattttatttatcacCAGTGTTTTTCCGAGTGAAGTGATGACTGTATTTTCGCTCGCCGTACCTCCACTCGTCTATAACGATGCAGAAAGATCGGCTGCCAAGGCTGtgttttgtttacgtttttttccCGCCATTGTAAACCCGTGGTTGTTTTTATTCGGCATTGTAAAGTATCGTCGGAGCATTTTCAAATGTAAGAAACGTTGCTGTTAA
- the LOC130646968 gene encoding U6 snRNA-associated Sm-like protein LSm3, which translates to MAGQTETEEGHTVEEPLDLIKFSLDEKVYVKMRNDRELRGKLHAYDQHLNMILGDVEENVTTVEIDDETCEEIFKQTKRNIPMLFVRGDGVILISPSLRVGL; encoded by the exons atggcgGGTCAAACAGAAACAGAAGAAGGTCATACTGTGGAAGAACCTTTAGACTTGATCAAATTTAGCTTGGACGAGAAAGTTTATGTTAAAATGCGAAATGATCGAGAACTTCGCGGAAAACTACACGCCTATGATCAGCATTTGAACATGATACTTGGTGATGTGGAGGAGAACGTCACTACTGTGGAGATCGATGACGAAACTTGTGAGGAGATTTTTAAG caaACGAAACGCAACATCCCAATGTTATTCGTCCGTGGAGATGGGGTCATACTAATCTCGCCGTCACTAAGAGTCGGATTATAA